A DNA window from Phyllopteryx taeniolatus isolate TA_2022b unplaced genomic scaffold, UOR_Ptae_1.2 contig_36, whole genome shotgun sequence contains the following coding sequences:
- the LOC133473701 gene encoding gastrula zinc finger protein XlCGF57.1-like isoform X2: MCARTTAKSEKELSGTKEEDEPRRQLADAVRMQPRVGFHTADIAEDLRTERQEPEPPHIKEEVEDKEVHHIKEEEESISIKKEEEEACPRIKQEEEEEDITKFPWTGVPLKIEGEGQSEESRGAEPPSSSSSQHMKTEGDGEDHCGGSPADGLLAALSDCDDMTSHPPHTDDDDDDDKQYEGDMTRHADNKRWKCSHCGKTFAHKSSVKQHVRTHTGEKPFACSVCGQRFSVKESLKLHTRTHTGEKPFSCTVCGQRFSGKGNLKKHTRTHTGEKPFSCTVCGQRFSGKGNLKNHTRTHTGDKPFSCSFCGLRFSVKKNLKKHTRTHTGEKPFSCSDCGRRFSEKGSLKIHTRTHTGEKPFSCSDCGLSFSVKETLKIHTRTHTGEKPFSCSDCGLRFSVKEKLKIHTRTHTGEQPFSCSVCGRRFTLKEKLQIHTRTHTGEKPFSCSECGQRFSEKGSLKRHTRTHTGEKPFSCSDCGQRFTQKGHLKMHTRTHTGEKPFSCSDCGLRFSVKETLKIHTRTHTGEKPFPCSDCGRRFTRDVYLKMHTRTHTGEKPFSCSDCGQRFSYKYQVKTHKCAGENSSNQEYFHVNV, encoded by the coding sequence acatcgctgaagatcttcgtactgagcggcaggagccagagccccctcacattaaagaggaagtggaggacaaggaggtccaccacatcaaagaggaagaggagtccATTTCgattaaaaaagaggaggaagaagcgtGCCCCCGcatcaaacaggaagaggaggaggaggatatcaccaagtttccatggactggtgtccctttgaagattGAAggtgaaggtcaaagtgaggagagcagaggggcggagccaccaagcagcagctcaagtcaacacatgaagACAGAAGGTGACGGagaagaccactgtggaggatcaccaGCAGACGGACTCTTAGCGGCACTGTCAGATTgtgacgacatgacgtcacaTCCTCcccacactgatgatgatgatgatgatgataaacagtATGAAGGTGATATGACACGTCACGctgacaacaaacgatggaaatgttctcattgtgggaaaacatttgctcATAAGAGCAGTGTGAAACAGCacgtgagaacacacactggagaaaaaccttttgcatgttcagtttgtggtcaaagattctctgtgaaggaaagcttaaaattacacacaagaacccacactggtgagaaaccattttcctgcacagtttgcggtcaaagattctctggaaagggaaacttaaaaaaacacacaagaacccacactggtgagaaaccgttttcctgcacagtttgcgGTCAGAGATTCTCTGgaaagggaaacttaaaaaatcacacaagaacacacactggtgataAACCGTTTTCCTGCTCATTTTGTGGTctaagattctctgtgaagaaaaacttaaaaaaacacacaagaacccacactggtgagaaacctttttcctgctcagattgtggtcgGAGATTCTCTGagaagggaagcttaaaaatacacacaagaacccacactggtgagaaacctttttcttgctcagattgtggtcTAAGCTTCTCTGTGAAGGaaaccttaaaaatacacacaagaacccacactggtgagaaacctttttcttgctcagattgtggtctaagattctctgtgaaggagaagttaaaaatacacacaagaacacacactggtgagcaacctttttcctgctcagtttgtggtcgaaGATTCACTCTGAAGGAAAAGttacaaatacacacaagaacccacactggtgaaaaacctttttcttgctcagaatgtggccaaagattttctgaaaagggaagtttaaaaagacacacaagaacgcacactggtgagaaacctttttcctgctcagactgtggccaaagattcactcagaagggacacttaaaaatgcacacaagaacccacactggtgagaaacctttttcttgctcagattgtggtctaagattctctgtgaaggaaaccttaaaaatacatacaagaacccacactggtgagaaaccttttccctgcTCAGATTGCGGCCGAAGATTCACGCGGGACGTAtacttaaaaatgcacacaagaacgcacactggtgagaaacctttttcctgctcagattgtggccaaagattctcttatAAGTATCAGgttaagacacacaagtgtgctggtgagaatagCAGTAATCAAGAATATtttcatgtaaatgtttaa
- the LOC133473701 gene encoding gastrula zinc finger protein XlCGF57.1-like isoform X1, translating to MCARRTAAYEEELWGPKEEKEPKGQLLDAAFNLQPRIVLRRADIAEDLRTERQEPEPPHIKEEVEDKEVHHIKEEEESISIKKEEEEACPRIKQEEEEEDITKFPWTGVPLKIEGEGQSEESRGAEPPSSSSSQHMKTEGDGEDHCGGSPADGLLAALSDCDDMTSHPPHTDDDDDDDKQYEGDMTRHADNKRWKCSHCGKTFAHKSSVKQHVRTHTGEKPFACSVCGQRFSVKESLKLHTRTHTGEKPFSCTVCGQRFSGKGNLKKHTRTHTGEKPFSCTVCGQRFSGKGNLKNHTRTHTGDKPFSCSFCGLRFSVKKNLKKHTRTHTGEKPFSCSDCGRRFSEKGSLKIHTRTHTGEKPFSCSDCGLSFSVKETLKIHTRTHTGEKPFSCSDCGLRFSVKEKLKIHTRTHTGEQPFSCSVCGRRFTLKEKLQIHTRTHTGEKPFSCSECGQRFSEKGSLKRHTRTHTGEKPFSCSDCGQRFTQKGHLKMHTRTHTGEKPFSCSDCGLRFSVKETLKIHTRTHTGEKPFPCSDCGRRFTRDVYLKMHTRTHTGEKPFSCSDCGQRFSYKYQVKTHKCAGENSSNQEYFHVNV from the coding sequence acatcgctgaagatcttcgtactgagcggcaggagccagagccccctcacattaaagaggaagtggaggacaaggaggtccaccacatcaaagaggaagaggagtccATTTCgattaaaaaagaggaggaagaagcgtGCCCCCGcatcaaacaggaagaggaggaggaggatatcaccaagtttccatggactggtgtccctttgaagattGAAggtgaaggtcaaagtgaggagagcagaggggcggagccaccaagcagcagctcaagtcaacacatgaagACAGAAGGTGACGGagaagaccactgtggaggatcaccaGCAGACGGACTCTTAGCGGCACTGTCAGATTgtgacgacatgacgtcacaTCCTCcccacactgatgatgatgatgatgatgataaacagtATGAAGGTGATATGACACGTCACGctgacaacaaacgatggaaatgttctcattgtgggaaaacatttgctcATAAGAGCAGTGTGAAACAGCacgtgagaacacacactggagaaaaaccttttgcatgttcagtttgtggtcaaagattctctgtgaaggaaagcttaaaattacacacaagaacccacactggtgagaaaccattttcctgcacagtttgcggtcaaagattctctggaaagggaaacttaaaaaaacacacaagaacccacactggtgagaaaccgttttcctgcacagtttgcgGTCAGAGATTCTCTGgaaagggaaacttaaaaaatcacacaagaacacacactggtgataAACCGTTTTCCTGCTCATTTTGTGGTctaagattctctgtgaagaaaaacttaaaaaaacacacaagaacccacactggtgagaaacctttttcctgctcagattgtggtcgGAGATTCTCTGagaagggaagcttaaaaatacacacaagaacccacactggtgagaaacctttttcttgctcagattgtggtcTAAGCTTCTCTGTGAAGGaaaccttaaaaatacacacaagaacccacactggtgagaaacctttttcttgctcagattgtggtctaagattctctgtgaaggagaagttaaaaatacacacaagaacacacactggtgagcaacctttttcctgctcagtttgtggtcgaaGATTCACTCTGAAGGAAAAGttacaaatacacacaagaacccacactggtgaaaaacctttttcttgctcagaatgtggccaaagattttctgaaaagggaagtttaaaaagacacacaagaacgcacactggtgagaaacctttttcctgctcagactgtggccaaagattcactcagaagggacacttaaaaatgcacacaagaacccacactggtgagaaacctttttcttgctcagattgtggtctaagattctctgtgaaggaaaccttaaaaatacatacaagaacccacactggtgagaaaccttttccctgcTCAGATTGCGGCCGAAGATTCACGCGGGACGTAtacttaaaaatgcacacaagaacgcacactggtgagaaacctttttcctgctcagattgtggccaaagattctcttatAAGTATCAGgttaagacacacaagtgtgctggtgagaatagCAGTAATCAAGAATATtttcatgtaaatgtttaa
- the LOC133473701 gene encoding gastrula zinc finger protein XlCGF57.1-like isoform X3 — translation MAEDRRRAARACFRTLEHRRMWVCTEGTASSCSSDGNSGDIAEDLRTERQEPEPPHIKEEVEDKEVHHIKEEEESISIKKEEEEACPRIKQEEEEEDITKFPWTGVPLKIEGEGQSEESRGAEPPSSSSSQHMKTEGDGEDHCGGSPADGLLAALSDCDDMTSHPPHTDDDDDDDKQYEGDMTRHADNKRWKCSHCGKTFAHKSSVKQHVRTHTGEKPFACSVCGQRFSVKESLKLHTRTHTGEKPFSCTVCGQRFSGKGNLKKHTRTHTGEKPFSCTVCGQRFSGKGNLKNHTRTHTGDKPFSCSFCGLRFSVKKNLKKHTRTHTGEKPFSCSDCGRRFSEKGSLKIHTRTHTGEKPFSCSDCGLSFSVKETLKIHTRTHTGEKPFSCSDCGLRFSVKEKLKIHTRTHTGEQPFSCSVCGRRFTLKEKLQIHTRTHTGEKPFSCSECGQRFSEKGSLKRHTRTHTGEKPFSCSDCGQRFTQKGHLKMHTRTHTGEKPFSCSDCGLRFSVKETLKIHTRTHTGEKPFPCSDCGRRFTRDVYLKMHTRTHTGEKPFSCSDCGQRFSYKYQVKTHKCAGENSSNQEYFHVNV, via the coding sequence acatcgctgaagatcttcgtactgagcggcaggagccagagccccctcacattaaagaggaagtggaggacaaggaggtccaccacatcaaagaggaagaggagtccATTTCgattaaaaaagaggaggaagaagcgtGCCCCCGcatcaaacaggaagaggaggaggaggatatcaccaagtttccatggactggtgtccctttgaagattGAAggtgaaggtcaaagtgaggagagcagaggggcggagccaccaagcagcagctcaagtcaacacatgaagACAGAAGGTGACGGagaagaccactgtggaggatcaccaGCAGACGGACTCTTAGCGGCACTGTCAGATTgtgacgacatgacgtcacaTCCTCcccacactgatgatgatgatgatgatgataaacagtATGAAGGTGATATGACACGTCACGctgacaacaaacgatggaaatgttctcattgtgggaaaacatttgctcATAAGAGCAGTGTGAAACAGCacgtgagaacacacactggagaaaaaccttttgcatgttcagtttgtggtcaaagattctctgtgaaggaaagcttaaaattacacacaagaacccacactggtgagaaaccattttcctgcacagtttgcggtcaaagattctctggaaagggaaacttaaaaaaacacacaagaacccacactggtgagaaaccgttttcctgcacagtttgcgGTCAGAGATTCTCTGgaaagggaaacttaaaaaatcacacaagaacacacactggtgataAACCGTTTTCCTGCTCATTTTGTGGTctaagattctctgtgaagaaaaacttaaaaaaacacacaagaacccacactggtgagaaacctttttcctgctcagattgtggtcgGAGATTCTCTGagaagggaagcttaaaaatacacacaagaacccacactggtgagaaacctttttcttgctcagattgtggtcTAAGCTTCTCTGTGAAGGaaaccttaaaaatacacacaagaacccacactggtgagaaacctttttcttgctcagattgtggtctaagattctctgtgaaggagaagttaaaaatacacacaagaacacacactggtgagcaacctttttcctgctcagtttgtggtcgaaGATTCACTCTGAAGGAAAAGttacaaatacacacaagaacccacactggtgaaaaacctttttcttgctcagaatgtggccaaagattttctgaaaagggaagtttaaaaagacacacaagaacgcacactggtgagaaacctttttcctgctcagactgtggccaaagattcactcagaagggacacttaaaaatgcacacaagaacccacactggtgagaaacctttttcttgctcagattgtggtctaagattctctgtgaaggaaaccttaaaaatacatacaagaacccacactggtgagaaaccttttccctgcTCAGATTGCGGCCGAAGATTCACGCGGGACGTAtacttaaaaatgcacacaagaacgcacactggtgagaaacctttttcctgctcagattgtggccaaagattctcttatAAGTATCAGgttaagacacacaagtgtgctggtgagaatagCAGTAATCAAGAATATtttcatgtaaatgtttaa